The following nucleotide sequence is from Bacteroidales bacterium.
TTTTTATATATATTTGCCAAATCATTACAAACAAAAACAATGAGTAAGGAAAAAACCGTATCCAATAGTATTGGAACTCAAATGCGAAAAGGCGTATTAGAGCTCTGTACTTTATCTATAATTTCAAAGAAAGATGCTTATGCGTCAGATATAATTGATACGCTAAAAGCGTCTGACTTAATTGTAGTTGAAGGAACCCTCTACCCTATGCTTACACGCTTAAAAAACGAA
It contains:
- a CDS encoding PadR family transcriptional regulator, producing the protein MSKEKTVSNSIGTQMRKGVLELCTLSIISKKDAYASDIIDTLKASDLIVVEGTLYPMLTRLKNEGLLSYRWEESTSGPPRKYYQLTTDGKETLNKLKQSWEDLNKTVNQIIH